The following are encoded together in the Juglans microcarpa x Juglans regia isolate MS1-56 chromosome 2D, Jm3101_v1.0, whole genome shotgun sequence genome:
- the LOC121250634 gene encoding elongator complex protein 5, giving the protein MAESICRALRDGALEGEHAPALTIRDSLASPFGFDVFTHVLTQLSSNILAGKSQSGGLVLVAFTRSPSFYMRLLKTRGIDVASSRKWIQILDCYTDPLGWKDRLVDSGNITPLSKEASTGESLCKNIKDMAKLFSSIIELGKGLVGQGKVRFCVAIDTVNEMLRHASISSVSGLISNLRSNDQVSSIFWLLHSDLHEDRVAAILGYMSSIVASIEPLNQSANGQICNSENLSLLERNYWKGKLHVRFKRRNGRVRVMQEEFDVEQSVINFTSLSSGDELINRNLLPKVQFSLQLSEKEQNDRAKVVLPFEHQGNGKPIHIYDGRRSLEDSHNEATSVSTGILQTLENSSKGEIIYLRDSDDERPDSDEDPDDDLDI; this is encoded by the exons ATGGCGGAATCCATTTGCAGAGCACTCCGAGATGGTGCACTGGAGGGAGAGCACGCGCCGGCTCTCACTATTAGGGACTCCTTAGCGTCACCTTTCGGGTTCGATGTCTTCACTCACGTCCTCACCCAGCTCTCCTCCAACATTTTGGCAGGAAAATCCCAGTCCGG CGGTCTCGTGCTCGTCGCTTTCACTCGGAGCCCATCGTTTTATATGCGTTTGTTGAAGACGAGAGGAATCGATGTTGCTTCATCCCGGAAGTG GATCCAGATTTTGGATTGTTATACGGATCCTCTTGGTTGGAAGGATAGGCTTGTGGACTCCGGAAATATTACGCCACTTTCTAAGGAAGCTTCCACCGGAGAGAGTTTGTGTAAGAACATTAAGGATATGGCCAAGTTATTCTCGTCAATTATTGAGCTGGGGAAAG GATTAGTTGGACAAGGCAAAGTTCGTTTTTGTGTTGCCATAGACACG GTCAATGAAATGTTACGACATGCATCTATATCATCAGTATCAGGCCTTATAAGCAATCTTCGAAGCAATG ATCAGGTTTCGAGTATCTTTTGGTTGTTACATTCAGACCTTCATGAAGACAGGGTTGCTGCCATTCTTGGGTATATGTCCTCTATTGTAGCCAGCATAGAACCATTAAATCAATCTGCAAATGGACAGATATGCAATTCGGAGAACCTCTCTCTCCTTGAACGTAATTATTGGAAAGGGAAGCTTCATGTCCGGTTCAAGCGCAGAAATGGGCGTGTTCGAGTGATG CAAGAAGAATTTGATGTTGAGCAGTCAGTCATCAACTTTACTTCCCTTTCATCTGGAGATGAATTAATCAATCGAAACCTTTTGCCAAAG GTACAATTCAGTCTACAGCTGTCAGAGAAGGAGCAAAACGATAGGGCTAAAGTTGTACTTCCTTTTGAGCACCAAG GAAATGGTAAgcccatacatatatatgatggCCGGAGGTCTCTTGAAGATAGCCACAATGAGGCAACATCTGTTTCGACCGGAATATTGCAAACACTTGAGAACTCAAGCAAGGGCGAGATAATCTATCTGCGTGATTCAGACGATGAGAGGCCAGATTCTGATGAGGACCCAGACGATGATTTGGATATATAA